The following are encoded together in the Vespa velutina chromosome 3, iVesVel2.1, whole genome shotgun sequence genome:
- the LOC124948181 gene encoding prenylcysteine oxidase-like, translated as MHRCYFLTVLTSFLLKHAFSSKIQTPKIAVIGGGIGAASTAHFLTELFNNDLKIDLYEANKIGGRLATIKIDDNEYEAGGSIIHQENKYMQEFVDLLGMEHRPTREEKFAIWDGTDIVFQESDSKIFTLAKLIYKYGIQPFRLNSYIASIIADFNKIYQLQNKGQSFTDLISMLMAMNEKFPKLLQVSIKDHLLNMGYAEKLIDELVEAPLLVDYGQTTGVHSFVGCVTLASAIGNLWAVKGGNKKVAEHLIYRNVNVNVISSYVKKIRYMTVNNFPIYEVQYSSEDNSNLMKNHYDIVILAAPLTKDQKMPITFEEFPTDFVFLGEYQTTIATFVKGDLNRNYFGLEEELDAILSCNSSVQIHSVGRVDTVEGPTDTDSKIWKIFSNASLSLNDLHNIFLNIEEVKEMIWKAYPRYSTNVRSDKFKLYDGLYHVNAIEWAASAMEMSAIGGRNVAILAYDEFLRRFSDEPHTSDMDKDKYKIEL; from the exons atgcATCGTTGTTATTTTCTCACAGTGTTGACAAGTTTTCTATTAAAACATGCATTCTCTTCGAAAATACAAACACCAAAAATTG CCGTCATTGGTGGAGGTATAGGAGCTGCCTCGACCGCGCACTTTCTCACcgaattatttaacaatgatttaaaaattgacCTTTACGAAGCTAACAAGATCGGTGGTCGTTTGGCGACGATAAAAATAGACGATAACGAATACGAGGCCGGAGGTTCGATTATACACCAAGAAAACAAATACATGCAAGAATTTGTAGATTTGCTTG GTATGGAACATAGACCTACCAGAGAGGAAAAATTTGCTATATGGGACGGTACAGATATTGTTTTTCAAGAAAGCGATtccaaaatatttactttagccaaattaatatataaatatggtaTACAACCGTTTAGACTTAACag TTACATAGCTTCTATAATTGccgatttcaataaaatttaccAATTACAAAATAAGGGCCAGTCCTTCACCGATCTGATATCTATGCTAATGGCCATGAACGAGAAATTTCCAAAGCTATTGCAAGTGTCCATTAAAGATCATCTTTTAAACATGGGATATGCGGAGAAATTGATCGACGAGTTAGTAGAAGCGCCCTTATTAGTAGATTATGGACAGACAACGGGCGTTCACAGTTTTGTCGGTTGCGTAACGCTTGCCTCAGCTATTGGAAATCTATGGGCAGTTAAAGGAGGAAACAAGAAA GTGGCCGAACACTtgatatatagaaatgttaaCGTTAACGTAATCTCTTCTTACGTTAAGAAGATACGTTATATGACTGTTAATAACTTTCCCATTTATGAAGTACAATATTCGAGCGAAG ataattCAAATCTGATGAAGAATCATTATGACATAGTGATCCTTGCGGCACCGTTAACGAAAGATCAGAAGATGCCGATTACGTTTGAAGAATTCCCTACGGACTTTGTATTTCTAGGAGAATACCAGACGACTATCGCGACCTTTGTAAAAGGGGATTtgaatcgaaattattttggaCTCGAGGAAGAATTAGATGCCATATTAAGTTGCAATTCCAGCGTGCAAATTCATTCGGTTGGAAGAGTGGACACGGTCGAAGGCCCGACTGATACTGATTCCAAAATATGGAAGATCTTTAGCAATGCCTCGTTATCCCTTAATGATTTacacaatatttttctcaat ATCGAGGAAGTGAAAGAAATGATTTGGAAGGCATACCCACGATATTCTACGAATGTACGATCAGATAAATTTAAACTTTACGATGGCCTTTATCACGTTAATGCCATAGAATGGGCGGCCAGTGCGATGGAGATGAGTGCTATAGGTGGAAGAAACGTAGCGATTCTAGCCTACGATGAATTTTTACGAAGGTTCTCGGACGAACCGCATACCTCGGATATGGAcaaggataaatataaaatagagcTCTAA
- the LOC124948187 gene encoding cystathionine gamma-lyase isoform X1, with amino-acid sequence MQSNNIQEGFATKAIHVGQDPAQWSHWSLVPPLVMSTTFQQNGPAEHNGYEYGRSGNPTRNVLETCLTALEGGKHGFTFSSGLGAITAITGLLQTGDHIISGDDVYGGTNRLFRNCLVKQGIKISFVDLTDVENLTAAIQPNTKMVWLETPTNPLLKIADIEEIANVLKSKNSDIILIVDNTFLTCYYQKPLELGADLVVYSLTKYMNGHSDIIMGAVITRRDDLAEKLRFLQNAMGIIPSPFDCAMVNRSLKTLELRMQRHMKNGLAVAKFLDKHPLVDRVIHPYLPSHPQYQLALKQSTGHSGIVSFYIKGNAKKFLKSLKLFALAESLGGYESLAELPSVMTHASVPEVTRNELGITDQLIRLSVGLETEKDLLADLNQALEASQ; translated from the exons ATGCAATCTAATAATATACAGGAAGGTTTTGCCACAAAAGCTATTCACGTTGGTCAAGATCCGGCGCAATGGAGTCATTGGTCGTTAGTTCCACCTTTAGTTATGTCTACCACCTTTCAACAAAATGGTCCGGCAGAACATAAC GGCTACGAGTATGGCAGAAGTGGTAACCCAACGCGCAATGTATTGGAGACTTGTTTAACGGCATTGGAAGGTGGAAAGCAtggttttactttttcatcggGTTTGGGAGCCATCACAGCTATAACCGGCTTATTGCAAACTGGCGATCACATAATTTCTGGAGATGACGTATATGGTGGAACTAATCGTCTCTTTCGAAACTGTCTAGTTAAACAAggtattaaaatttcttttgtcgACCTGACAGACGTAGAAAATCTTACGGCTGCTATACAACCAAATACCAAG ATGGTTTGGTTGGAGACGCCTACAAatcctttattaaaaatagcaGATATCGAAGAAATTGCAAATGTTTTAAAGTCTAAAAATTCAGATATCATTTTGATAGTCGATAACACTTTCCTGACGTGTTATTATCAA AAACCATTAGAGCTCGGAGCTGATCTTGTAGTATAttctttaacaaaatatatgaacGGACATTCGGATATTATCATGGGTGCAGTAATTACAAGGAGAGACGATTTAGCGGAAAAGCTTCGTTTTCTACAAAATG cAATGGGAATAATTCCGTCGCCTTTTGATTGTGCTATGGTCAATCGTAGTTTGAAAACTTTAGAACTTAGAATGCAGCGGCATATGAAGAATGGATTAGCCGTTGCCAAATTTTTAGATAAACATCCTCTAGTGGATAGAGTTATTCACCCTT atCTCCCGTCTCATCCGCAATATCAACTTGCTCTTAAACAATCAACAGGTCACAGTGGCAtagtatcattttatattaaaggaaatgccaaaaaatttttgaaaagtcTTAAATTATTTGCTTTAGCAGAATCGCTCGGTGGTTATGAATCTTTGGCAGAATTACC aTCCGTTATGACGCACGCTTCTGTCCCAGAAGTCACAAGGAATGAACTAGGAATCACTGATCAGTTAATTCGTTTATCCGTCGGACTTGAAACGGAAAAAGATTTGTTAGCAGATCTTAATCAAGCTTTAGAAGCTTCTCAATga
- the LOC124948187 gene encoding cystathionine gamma-lyase isoform X2: MSTTFQQNGPAEHNGYEYGRSGNPTRNVLETCLTALEGGKHGFTFSSGLGAITAITGLLQTGDHIISGDDVYGGTNRLFRNCLVKQGIKISFVDLTDVENLTAAIQPNTKMVWLETPTNPLLKIADIEEIANVLKSKNSDIILIVDNTFLTCYYQKPLELGADLVVYSLTKYMNGHSDIIMGAVITRRDDLAEKLRFLQNAMGIIPSPFDCAMVNRSLKTLELRMQRHMKNGLAVAKFLDKHPLVDRVIHPYLPSHPQYQLALKQSTGHSGIVSFYIKGNAKKFLKSLKLFALAESLGGYESLAELPSVMTHASVPEVTRNELGITDQLIRLSVGLETEKDLLADLNQALEASQ; encoded by the exons ATGTCTACCACCTTTCAACAAAATGGTCCGGCAGAACATAAC GGCTACGAGTATGGCAGAAGTGGTAACCCAACGCGCAATGTATTGGAGACTTGTTTAACGGCATTGGAAGGTGGAAAGCAtggttttactttttcatcggGTTTGGGAGCCATCACAGCTATAACCGGCTTATTGCAAACTGGCGATCACATAATTTCTGGAGATGACGTATATGGTGGAACTAATCGTCTCTTTCGAAACTGTCTAGTTAAACAAggtattaaaatttcttttgtcgACCTGACAGACGTAGAAAATCTTACGGCTGCTATACAACCAAATACCAAG ATGGTTTGGTTGGAGACGCCTACAAatcctttattaaaaatagcaGATATCGAAGAAATTGCAAATGTTTTAAAGTCTAAAAATTCAGATATCATTTTGATAGTCGATAACACTTTCCTGACGTGTTATTATCAA AAACCATTAGAGCTCGGAGCTGATCTTGTAGTATAttctttaacaaaatatatgaacGGACATTCGGATATTATCATGGGTGCAGTAATTACAAGGAGAGACGATTTAGCGGAAAAGCTTCGTTTTCTACAAAATG cAATGGGAATAATTCCGTCGCCTTTTGATTGTGCTATGGTCAATCGTAGTTTGAAAACTTTAGAACTTAGAATGCAGCGGCATATGAAGAATGGATTAGCCGTTGCCAAATTTTTAGATAAACATCCTCTAGTGGATAGAGTTATTCACCCTT atCTCCCGTCTCATCCGCAATATCAACTTGCTCTTAAACAATCAACAGGTCACAGTGGCAtagtatcattttatattaaaggaaatgccaaaaaatttttgaaaagtcTTAAATTATTTGCTTTAGCAGAATCGCTCGGTGGTTATGAATCTTTGGCAGAATTACC aTCCGTTATGACGCACGCTTCTGTCCCAGAAGTCACAAGGAATGAACTAGGAATCACTGATCAGTTAATTCGTTTATCCGTCGGACTTGAAACGGAAAAAGATTTGTTAGCAGATCTTAATCAAGCTTTAGAAGCTTCTCAATga
- the LOC124948188 gene encoding sin3 histone deacetylase corepressor complex component SDS3 isoform X1 — MSYQNSPFSTMYAQEDYDIDEDNEEYVEEDRDAEEQDDSDEDTEEASETDMGKSEEYTEIKEQVYQDKLANLKKQLQQLKDGTHPEYNRKLKRLEAQYKERLRLNIIYRDYLTEWVERDYILEKKAAAKEFEEKKIDLKENLLTDMEEKRKMIESDRHTMELTGDSMEVKPVMTRKLRRRPNDPVPEKVEKRRKPPPAQLNYLLDEKEIESDLKAISRGKILTTIRKPVVLPHYNTVNIQSQHISPSTEASLVETRIEGGKLLYERRWFHRGQPVYVEGQDLTRFAANISAIGTEAIWVKKISDGSKVRIYISQLSRGKISIKRRAA, encoded by the exons ATGTCGTATCAAAATTCACCGTTTTCAACGATGTACGCCCAAGAAGATTATGACATCGACGAAGATAATGAGGAATACGTCGAGGAAGATCGTGATGCGGAGGAACAGGACGATAGCGATGAAG ACACGGAAGAAGCTAGCGAGACCGACATGGGAAAATCCGAGGAATATacggaaataaaagaaca GGTATACCAAGACAAATTAGCCAATTTAAAGAAGCAGTTGCAACAACTTAAGGATGGCACTCATCCGGAATACAATCGCAAGCTAAAACGCTTAGAAGCACAATACAAAGAGAG gTTGCGCCTCAATATAATCTATAGAGATTATTTAACAGAATGGGTCGAGAGAGATTACATACTCGAGAAGAAAGCAGCCGCTAAAGAAtttgaggaaaagaaaatagatttgAAAGAGAACTTATTGACCGAtatggaagagaaaaggaaaatgatagAATCTGATCGTCATACAATGGAACTTACAGGGGATTCGATGGAG GTAAAGCCAGTAATGACGAGAAAATTACGTAGACGGCCAAATGATCCAGTACCCGAAAAAGTTGAGAAACGTAGAAAGCCGCCTCCTGCACAATTGAACTATCTATtggatgaaaaagagatagaaagtgaTTTGAAGGCTATTAGCCGGGGTAAAAttttaacgacaataaggaAACCAG tAGTGTTACCGCATTACAATACGGTAAACATACAATCTCAACATATCTCGCCGTCTACCGAGGCATCTTTAGTCGAAACAAGGATAGAAGGCGGTAAACTCTTATACGAAAGAAGATG GTTCCATCGTGGACAACCGGTATATGTTGAGGGACAAGACTTGACAAGATTTGCGGCAAACATATCAGCGATCGGGACAGAAGCT ATATGGGTGAAAAAAATCTCGGACGGAAGCAAAGTCAGGATTTACATATCACAACTGAGCCGTGGCAAGATTTCTATAAAACGCCGAGCAGCGTAA
- the LOC124948188 gene encoding sin3 histone deacetylase corepressor complex component SDS3 isoform X2: MSYQNSPFSTMYAQEDYDIDEDNEEYVEEDRDAEEQDDSDEDTEEASETDMGKSEEYTEIKEQVYQDKLANLKKQLQQLKDGTHPEYNRKLKRLEAQYKERLRLNIIYRDYLTEWVERDYILEKKAAAKEFEEKKIDLKENLLTDMEEKRKMIESDRHTMELTGDSMEVKPVMTRKLRRRPNDPVPEKVEKRRKPPPAQLNYLLDEKEIESDLKAISRGKILTTIRKPVLPHYNTVNIQSQHISPSTEASLVETRIEGGKLLYERRWFHRGQPVYVEGQDLTRFAANISAIGTEAIWVKKISDGSKVRIYISQLSRGKISIKRRAA; encoded by the exons ATGTCGTATCAAAATTCACCGTTTTCAACGATGTACGCCCAAGAAGATTATGACATCGACGAAGATAATGAGGAATACGTCGAGGAAGATCGTGATGCGGAGGAACAGGACGATAGCGATGAAG ACACGGAAGAAGCTAGCGAGACCGACATGGGAAAATCCGAGGAATATacggaaataaaagaaca GGTATACCAAGACAAATTAGCCAATTTAAAGAAGCAGTTGCAACAACTTAAGGATGGCACTCATCCGGAATACAATCGCAAGCTAAAACGCTTAGAAGCACAATACAAAGAGAG gTTGCGCCTCAATATAATCTATAGAGATTATTTAACAGAATGGGTCGAGAGAGATTACATACTCGAGAAGAAAGCAGCCGCTAAAGAAtttgaggaaaagaaaatagatttgAAAGAGAACTTATTGACCGAtatggaagagaaaaggaaaatgatagAATCTGATCGTCATACAATGGAACTTACAGGGGATTCGATGGAG GTAAAGCCAGTAATGACGAGAAAATTACGTAGACGGCCAAATGATCCAGTACCCGAAAAAGTTGAGAAACGTAGAAAGCCGCCTCCTGCACAATTGAACTATCTATtggatgaaaaagagatagaaagtgaTTTGAAGGCTATTAGCCGGGGTAAAAttttaacgacaataaggaAACCAG TGTTACCGCATTACAATACGGTAAACATACAATCTCAACATATCTCGCCGTCTACCGAGGCATCTTTAGTCGAAACAAGGATAGAAGGCGGTAAACTCTTATACGAAAGAAGATG GTTCCATCGTGGACAACCGGTATATGTTGAGGGACAAGACTTGACAAGATTTGCGGCAAACATATCAGCGATCGGGACAGAAGCT ATATGGGTGAAAAAAATCTCGGACGGAAGCAAAGTCAGGATTTACATATCACAACTGAGCCGTGGCAAGATTTCTATAAAACGCCGAGCAGCGTAA
- the LOC124948202 gene encoding E3 ubiquitin-protein ligase MARCHF3-like — MITVNNSVASILERIICKIETTSDKEISRFATKRKLDDIGMSGKKSKRARCETAGVEEIHCRICYDSNQQCPIVYPCKCKGTMGAIHVKCLEHWLEESNRNSCELCGHVFQVERTPRYKAITSIIIWLCISQHQRQLYMRNLRTDLLRCIIVTPLTIICSYICVVGADFYAMNNYNNFPPARWTTYSLLVMMALLIFSYFLWIYMAIQNHQKIWFYWWQKTSAVKITLPLQNRTSINYKSNISQV; from the exons ATGATTACCGTTAATAATTCAGTCGCAAGTATATTAGAAAGAATCATTTGCAAGATAGAAACGACTTCGGATAAAGAAATTTCCCGATTTGCAACTAAACGAAAACTCGATGACATTGGAATGTCtggtaaaaaaagtaaacggGCACGGTGCGAAACAGCTGGTGTAGAAGAAATACATTGCCGTATATGTTATGATTCTAATCAGCAATGTCCTATTGTTTATCCATGCAAATGCAAG ggAACAATGGGTGCTATTCATGTGAAATGTTTGGAACATTGGTTAGAGGAAAGCAATAGAAATAGCTGTGAATTGTGCGGACACGTATTTCAAGTTGAACGCACACCACGTTATAAAGCTATtacatctattattatttggcTGTGCATCAGTCAACATCAACGCCAATTATACATGCGCAATTTGAGAACAGATTTACTTCGCTGTATCATCGTCACACCACTGACTATAATATGTTCATACATTTGCGTGGTCGGGGCTGATTTTTATGCAatgaataattacaataattttccCCCGGCACGATGGACTACTTATTCTTTGCTAGTAATGATggcattattaattttctcatattttctatgGATATACATGGCAATTCAGAATCATCAAAAAATTTGGTTCTATTGGTGGCAGAAAACAAGCGCGGTGAAAATAACATTGCCTTTGCAGAATAGAACTTCAATAAActataaatctaatatatcaCAAGTTTGA
- the LOC124948196 gene encoding INO80 complex subunit E codes for MLEGWYCRSIANNNADAEEDDEESPEEEVPNYKDQYRNLKRKLKFLIYENECFQEALRSTQRKLLKVNRDKSFLLDRLLQYEKVDTSFSESDETESSDEEVARLDTSKRKKMEMSVGNHISHHPSTVTKPLNTSKKKKAAPKVSKTNSIPTVQASNNMVPMSLMSDGHMTPEEVERHLESRQTFIELVPEKAPPTVPTEMFSNDPSLDSESNEIGELETSPSNMGEDCLSMDMMAE; via the exons ATGTTGGAAGGATGGTATTGTCGTTCTATCGCAAACAACAATGCAGACGCGGAGGAAGATGACGAGGAAAGCCCTGAAGAGGAAGTACCCAATTACAAGGATCAGTATCGAAATcttaagagaaaattaaaatttcttatttat GAAAATGAATGTTTTCAAGAAGCTTTAAGATCCACTCAAAGAAAATTACTTAAAGTAAACAGGGATAAAAGTTTCTTATTGGACAGATTGTTGCAATACGAAAAGGTAGACACGTCATTTAGCGAAAGCGATGAAACTGAATCGTCCGACGAAGAGGTTGCCAGGCTTGATACGTCCAAGAG aaaaaagatggaaatgAGTGTTGGTAATCATATTTCGCATCATCCGTCTACGGTTACAAAACCTCTTAATacgagcaaaaagaaaaaagctgcCCCGAAAGTATCGAAAACGAACAGCATACCTACG GTACAAGCGTCCAACAATATGGTACCAATGTCTTTAATGTCGGATGGACATATGACACCGGAGGAAGTAGAAAGGCATTTGGAATCTCGTCAAACGTTTATAGAACTTGTCCCAGAGAAAGCACCACCTACGGTTCCAACAGAAATGTTTAGCAATGATCCTTCGCTGGATAG TGAATCCAATGAAATCGGCGAATTAGAAACGTCTCCCAGTAATATGGGCGAAGATTGTCTCAGCATGGACATGATGGCTGAGTGA
- the LOC124948180 gene encoding 6-phosphogluconate dehydrogenase, decarboxylating isoform X2, translating into MTQPTADIALIGLAVMGQNLILNMNDHGFVVCAYNRTTDKVKAFLENEAKGTKIIGAFSLQEMVSKLKSPRRVMLLVKAGSAVDAFIEQLVPLLSPGDIIIDGGNSEYQDTERRTIYLEKKGIHFVGSGVSGGEDGARYGPSLMPGGNPKAWPHIKEIFQAICAKADGEPCCDWVGETGAGHFVKMVHNGIEYGDMQLICEAYHIMRDGLQLDQKEMSEVFNEWNKGELDSFLIEITRDILKYKDEKGYLLERIRDTAGQKGTGKWTAIAALDYGIPVTLIGESVFARCLSSLKNERLEANKVLKGPDDTLYEGDKKQFLEHLRKALYASKIISYAQGFMLLRDAARVHKWNLNYGGIALMWRGGCIIRSAFLGNIKLAFDKNPKLSNLLLDDFFAKAMKECQKSIRFVVSNAVTLGIPSPALSTALAFYDGFRTARLPANLLQAQRDYFGAHTYELIGEEGQFVHTNWTGHGGNVSASTYDA; encoded by the exons atgacgCAACC CACTGCAGATATCGCATTAATCGGCTTAGCCGTTATGGGACAAAATCTTATATTGAATATGAATGATCATGGCTTTGTCGTTTGTGCCTACAATCGTACAACGGATAAGGTAAAGGCATTTCTTGAAAATGAAGCTAAGGGCACAAAAATCATTGGTGCATTTAGTTTGCAAGAAATGGTTAGTAAACTAAAGTCTCCAAGAAGAGTAATGTTATTAGTTAAAG CTGGCTCCGCCGTAGATGCATTTATCGAACAGCTTGTGCCTTTGTTATCTCCCGGAGATATTATCATTGACGGTGGTAATTCCGAATATCAAGATACTGAAAGAAGAACGATATAtttagagaaaaagggaatacATTTTGTTGGAAGTGGAGTAAGCGGAGGAGAAGATGGAGCACGATATGGGCCCTCCTTAATGCCCGGTGGTAATCCTAAAGCTTGGCCGCATATCAAGGAAATCTTTCAA GCGATATGCGCTAAGGCTGACGGGGAGCCCTGTTGCGATTGGGTAGGTGAAACCGGTGCAGGACACTTTGTAAAAATGGTACACAATGGTATCGAATATGGTGACATGCAACTTATTTGCGAAGCCTATCATATCATGAGAGATGGTTTGCAATTggatcaaaaagaaatgagcGAGGTTTTTAACGAATGGAACAAAGGGGAATTGGATTCATTTCTTATTGAAATAACCAGAGATATTCTTAAATACAAGGACGAGAAGGGCTATCTGTTGGAACGTATAAGGGATACGGCGGGACAAAAAGGAACGGGTAAATGGACGGCCATAGCGGCATTGGACTACGGTATACCTGTGACATTAATCGGAGAGTCAGTTTTTGCAAGATGCCTTTCCTCcctgaaaaatgaaagattagaAGCTAACAAAGTGTTGAAAGGACCGGATGATACCCTGTACGAAGGCGACAAAAAACAGTTCCTGGAACATTTACGAAAAGCTTTATACGCgtcgaaaataatatcttatgcTCAAGGCTTCATGTTACTGAGAGATGCTGCACGGGTTCACAAGTGGAATTTGAATTACGGCGGTATAGCGCTCATGTGGAGGGGTGGATGTATTATAAGAAG tGCATTTTtgggaaatataaaattggcATTTGATAAAAATCCGAAACTTAGCAATTTACTGTTGGACGACTTTTTTGCCAAAGCAATGAAGGAATGCCAGAAGAGCATTAGATTCGTCGTTTCTAATGCTGTGACCCTTGGAATACCAAGTCCCGCATTATCAACGGCATTGGCATTTTACGACGGCTTTAGAACTGCTCGGCTACCAGCGAATTTACTTCAAGCTCAAAGAGATTATTTTGGAGCACATACGTACGAATTAATCGGCGAAGAAGGTCAATTTGTACACACAAATTGGACCGGTCATGGAGGTAACGTGTCCGCTTCGACGTACGATGCTTGA
- the LOC124948180 gene encoding 6-phosphogluconate dehydrogenase, decarboxylating isoform X1, with translation MRGFHCKGFHLENFSTADIALIGLAVMGQNLILNMNDHGFVVCAYNRTTDKVKAFLENEAKGTKIIGAFSLQEMVSKLKSPRRVMLLVKAGSAVDAFIEQLVPLLSPGDIIIDGGNSEYQDTERRTIYLEKKGIHFVGSGVSGGEDGARYGPSLMPGGNPKAWPHIKEIFQAICAKADGEPCCDWVGETGAGHFVKMVHNGIEYGDMQLICEAYHIMRDGLQLDQKEMSEVFNEWNKGELDSFLIEITRDILKYKDEKGYLLERIRDTAGQKGTGKWTAIAALDYGIPVTLIGESVFARCLSSLKNERLEANKVLKGPDDTLYEGDKKQFLEHLRKALYASKIISYAQGFMLLRDAARVHKWNLNYGGIALMWRGGCIIRSAFLGNIKLAFDKNPKLSNLLLDDFFAKAMKECQKSIRFVVSNAVTLGIPSPALSTALAFYDGFRTARLPANLLQAQRDYFGAHTYELIGEEGQFVHTNWTGHGGNVSASTYDA, from the exons ATGAGAGGCTTTCATTGCAAGGGATTTCATTTGGAAAATTTCAGCACTGCAGATATCGCATTAATCGGCTTAGCCGTTATGGGACAAAATCTTATATTGAATATGAATGATCATGGCTTTGTCGTTTGTGCCTACAATCGTACAACGGATAAGGTAAAGGCATTTCTTGAAAATGAAGCTAAGGGCACAAAAATCATTGGTGCATTTAGTTTGCAAGAAATGGTTAGTAAACTAAAGTCTCCAAGAAGAGTAATGTTATTAGTTAAAG CTGGCTCCGCCGTAGATGCATTTATCGAACAGCTTGTGCCTTTGTTATCTCCCGGAGATATTATCATTGACGGTGGTAATTCCGAATATCAAGATACTGAAAGAAGAACGATATAtttagagaaaaagggaatacATTTTGTTGGAAGTGGAGTAAGCGGAGGAGAAGATGGAGCACGATATGGGCCCTCCTTAATGCCCGGTGGTAATCCTAAAGCTTGGCCGCATATCAAGGAAATCTTTCAA GCGATATGCGCTAAGGCTGACGGGGAGCCCTGTTGCGATTGGGTAGGTGAAACCGGTGCAGGACACTTTGTAAAAATGGTACACAATGGTATCGAATATGGTGACATGCAACTTATTTGCGAAGCCTATCATATCATGAGAGATGGTTTGCAATTggatcaaaaagaaatgagcGAGGTTTTTAACGAATGGAACAAAGGGGAATTGGATTCATTTCTTATTGAAATAACCAGAGATATTCTTAAATACAAGGACGAGAAGGGCTATCTGTTGGAACGTATAAGGGATACGGCGGGACAAAAAGGAACGGGTAAATGGACGGCCATAGCGGCATTGGACTACGGTATACCTGTGACATTAATCGGAGAGTCAGTTTTTGCAAGATGCCTTTCCTCcctgaaaaatgaaagattagaAGCTAACAAAGTGTTGAAAGGACCGGATGATACCCTGTACGAAGGCGACAAAAAACAGTTCCTGGAACATTTACGAAAAGCTTTATACGCgtcgaaaataatatcttatgcTCAAGGCTTCATGTTACTGAGAGATGCTGCACGGGTTCACAAGTGGAATTTGAATTACGGCGGTATAGCGCTCATGTGGAGGGGTGGATGTATTATAAGAAG tGCATTTTtgggaaatataaaattggcATTTGATAAAAATCCGAAACTTAGCAATTTACTGTTGGACGACTTTTTTGCCAAAGCAATGAAGGAATGCCAGAAGAGCATTAGATTCGTCGTTTCTAATGCTGTGACCCTTGGAATACCAAGTCCCGCATTATCAACGGCATTGGCATTTTACGACGGCTTTAGAACTGCTCGGCTACCAGCGAATTTACTTCAAGCTCAAAGAGATTATTTTGGAGCACATACGTACGAATTAATCGGCGAAGAAGGTCAATTTGTACACACAAATTGGACCGGTCATGGAGGTAACGTGTCCGCTTCGACGTACGATGCTTGA
- the LOC124948198 gene encoding ADP-ribosylation factor-like protein 5B: protein MGLLFAKLWSLFGNEEHKIVMVGLDNAGKTTILYQFLMNEVVHTSPTIGSNVEEVVWKNIHFIMWDLGGQQSLRAAWSTYYTNTEFIIMVIDSTDRERLGVIREELYSMLNHEELSKANVLVYANKQDLKGSMTAAEISRQLDLTSIKKHQWHIQSCCALTGEGLYQGLEWIVGRLKKT, encoded by the exons ATGGGATTGCTATTTGCAAAGTTGTGGAGTCTCTTTGGTAACGAAG AACATAAAATAGTTATGGTAGGATTGGACAACGCCGGTAAAACAAccatattatatcaatttctaATGAACGAGGTTGTTCATACGTCCCCGACTATTGGTTCAAATGTAGAAGAAGTAGTATGGAAGAATATTCATTTCATAATGTGGGATTTAGGGGGACAGCAGAGCTTAAGGGCCGCATGGTCTACTTATTACACGAATACAGAATTCATAATTATGGTTATAGACAgcacagatagagagagactcgGTGTGATAAGAGAAGAATTGTATTCTATGTTAAATCACGAGGAACTTAGCAAAGCTAATGTTTTAGTTTATGCTAATAAGCAGGACTTGAAGGGTAGTATGACAGCCGCTGAAATTTCAAGGCAACTAGATTTAACGTCGATCAAAAAACATCAGTGGCACATACAAAGCTGTTGTGCTCTCACGGGAGAAgg ACTCTATCAAGGACTGGAATGGATCGTTGGACGTCTCAAGAAGACATGA